From Cecembia calidifontis, one genomic window encodes:
- a CDS encoding bifunctional 5,10-methylenetetrahydrofolate dehydrogenase/5,10-methenyltetrahydrofolate cyclohydrolase, whose translation MPTIIDGKKTSDQIKSEIAARVAEIKAEGGKIPHLAAVLVGNDGASQTYVGAKVKACEQVGFDSTLVRLEETVSEEELLKVVEDINQNPAIDGLIVQLPLPKHIAVEKVTDKIKPEKDVDGFTPANVGRMTLGWPAYVAATPYGIVELLKRYNIETSGKHCVVIGRSHIVGSPMSILMARNDYPGNCTVTLTHSRTKNLPEITRTADILIVAIGKPEFVTADMVKEGAVVIDVGIHRIDDPAKKSGFRLIGDVKFDEVAAKASAITPVPGGVGPMTIASLLYNTLLAAERKVFQ comes from the coding sequence ATGCCAACAATCATAGACGGTAAAAAGACCTCGGATCAAATCAAGTCAGAAATTGCTGCAAGGGTAGCAGAGATTAAGGCTGAAGGCGGAAAAATACCGCATTTGGCAGCTGTGCTTGTAGGAAACGATGGTGCCAGTCAAACGTATGTGGGGGCTAAGGTGAAGGCTTGTGAACAGGTAGGCTTTGATTCTACATTGGTGAGATTGGAAGAGACGGTGTCTGAAGAGGAATTGTTGAAAGTGGTGGAGGATATCAATCAGAACCCTGCTATTGATGGTTTGATTGTTCAGCTTCCACTTCCCAAACATATTGCTGTCGAAAAAGTAACGGACAAGATTAAACCTGAAAAGGACGTGGATGGCTTCACCCCGGCCAATGTGGGCCGTATGACCTTGGGTTGGCCTGCTTATGTGGCCGCTACTCCTTATGGTATAGTGGAATTGTTGAAACGGTACAACATAGAGACCTCAGGAAAGCATTGTGTGGTTATTGGTAGGAGCCATATTGTTGGCTCTCCGATGAGTATCTTGATGGCAAGGAACGATTATCCGGGTAACTGTACAGTTACCTTGACCCATAGTCGGACCAAAAACCTTCCGGAAATTACCCGAACTGCCGATATCCTGATTGTGGCCATAGGCAAGCCTGAATTTGTCACAGCAGATATGGTCAAGGAAGGTGCTGTGGTAATTGATGTGGGAATCCATAGAATAGATGATCCTGCCAAGAAGTCCGGCTTTAGATTGATCGGTGACGTGAAGTTTGATGAAGTGGCAGCAAAAGCCTCGGCTATTACCCCTGTGCCGGGTGGGGTTGGCCCTATGACTATTGCTTCATTGTTGTACAATACTTTATTGGCGGCGGAAAGAAAGGTGTTCCAATAA
- a CDS encoding DsrE family protein, translating to MKYLALLVLLIFGYSQAAFAQEAQFPIVKGFGGIYAISEATEMPDPNGEFKIIIDLVSGAENPKQVNRMVENIARMINLHGLGGVPRENLKVKVAVHGGAVYSILNDAFYEKLFGVKNPNLPVYEALKAAGVEFYVCGQSLIARDMKTSDVWGGTEIALSMLTTLTKYVPQGYMLMRF from the coding sequence TTGAAGTATTTAGCCCTATTGGTTTTATTGATATTTGGGTATTCTCAAGCTGCATTTGCCCAAGAAGCTCAATTTCCTATTGTTAAAGGTTTTGGTGGAATCTATGCCATCTCCGAAGCCACAGAAATGCCTGACCCAAATGGTGAATTTAAAATAATCATCGATTTGGTTTCCGGAGCAGAAAACCCAAAGCAGGTTAACCGAATGGTGGAAAATATCGCCCGAATGATAAATCTTCACGGTTTGGGGGGAGTACCAAGAGAGAACCTGAAGGTCAAGGTTGCCGTGCACGGAGGAGCTGTTTACAGTATCTTAAATGATGCTTTCTATGAAAAGTTATTTGGGGTCAAGAACCCGAACCTTCCTGTGTATGAAGCTTTGAAGGCTGCGGGCGTTGAATTTTATGTATGCGGCCAGTCACTTATAGCCAGGGATATGAAAACTTCGGATGTGTGGGGAGGAACGGAAATTGCCTTATCTATGCTGACTACATTGACCAAATATGTGCCTCAAGGCTATATGTTGATGCGGTTTTAA
- a CDS encoding ribonuclease HII — protein sequence MLRPYLESDRIEAGCDEVGRGCLSGPVVAAAVILPGDYANEFINDSKKLSKSNRNSLVEEIKSTAIAWAIAEASVEEIDRINILNASFLAMTRAVEKLGQRPDHLLIDGNRFKTRLTIPYSCIVKGDSKFASIAAASILAKVYRDGLMERMALEYPGYGWEKNAGYPTKTHREGIIRLGLTPIHRKSFRHLPEQIKLDF from the coding sequence ATGCTGAGGCCATATTTAGAATCTGACAGGATAGAGGCCGGATGTGATGAGGTGGGAAGGGGCTGCCTTTCAGGGCCTGTAGTAGCTGCGGCGGTTATCCTGCCCGGAGATTATGCCAATGAGTTTATCAATGATTCAAAAAAACTCAGCAAATCCAACAGAAATTCGCTTGTGGAGGAAATCAAATCAACCGCCATTGCTTGGGCCATAGCTGAGGCAAGTGTAGAGGAAATTGATCGAATCAATATTCTGAACGCTTCCTTTCTGGCAATGACCCGCGCTGTGGAAAAATTGGGGCAAAGACCTGATCATTTGCTGATAGATGGCAACAGGTTCAAGACACGTTTGACCATTCCTTATTCCTGTATCGTGAAAGGGGATTCAAAATTTGCCAGTATAGCCGCTGCCTCCATCCTGGCAAAAGTGTACCGCGACGGTTTGATGGAAAGAATGGCACTGGAATACCCTGGCTATGGTTGGGAAAAAAATGCAGGATATCCAACAAAGACGCATCGTGAAGGAATCATCAGATTAGGCTTGACACCCATTCATAGAAAATCCTTCAGGCATCTTCCTGAGCAAATAAAATTGGATTTTTAA
- a CDS encoding MGH1-like glycoside hydrolase domain-containing protein: MNIEKQRLQEDREWKKHWKKWGPYLTERQWGTVREDYSPNGAAWDNVTHEEARSKAYRWGEEGIGGISDFKQKLCIAWAFWNGKDPMIKERLFGLTGPQGNHGEDVKELYYYLDSTPTHSYMKMLYKYPQNEFPYKQLLEENRRRTKNDPEFEILDTGIFDDDAYFDIFIEYAKNDIEDIAAFATIHNRGKEDAEIWVMPTIWFRKVWFTGHEPFLPKLSKWDDKVIKAYSPKSGNYFFTFDGNPEFKFCDNETNREKLYHIPNEKKYLKDAINDYVVHKYSHHLNPDDYGTKMAAIYKITIPAGQSHVVKFRMTHQIIGDCLTPCEDILIQRKKEADEFYGEIQERVKDEDMRNIQRQAFAGMMWGKQFYYYDVERWLEGDPGRYSPPKERKKGRNHQWRHLHNYDIISMPDKWEYPWYAAWDLAFHCIPIARIDPDFAKNQLVLLLNDWYMHPNGQIPAYEWNFSDVNPPVHAYAVLRVYQIDKKMNGGKGDQAFLERCFHKLMINFTWWVNQKDSDGKNIFEGGFLGLDNISVIDRSHAHHYSGKLEQADATSWMAMFSLNMLRISLDLCEFNKNYQYTAGKFLEHFLYIAGAMNNISGESISLWNDEENFFFDLFHLPGKEPQVMKVKSIVGIIPLFAVESIRVDMFDSLPDFKKRMEFFLKEKPKLAALVSSWIKPGFEKRRLFSLLRGHRMKSILNKMLDPEEFLSDFGIRSLSKYHEKHPYSLRINGDVMTVKYTPGESDSLMFGGNSNWRGPIWFPINHLIIESLRKFDYYYGGEFSIEYPTGSGNFLTMDLIAKELSLRCIKIFLKDENGQRPVYGKHKKMQEDPHFKDYILFYEYFHGDNGAGLGASHQTGWTGLVAEMIHKYYKPKKEYEENAEAIFRI; encoded by the coding sequence ATGAATATAGAAAAACAAAGGCTTCAGGAAGACAGGGAATGGAAGAAGCATTGGAAAAAGTGGGGGCCTTACCTGACTGAAAGACAGTGGGGAACTGTGAGAGAGGATTATAGCCCAAATGGAGCCGCTTGGGACAATGTCACCCATGAGGAAGCTAGGAGCAAAGCCTACAGATGGGGAGAGGAAGGAATCGGTGGGATATCAGACTTTAAACAGAAATTATGTATTGCCTGGGCTTTCTGGAACGGAAAGGATCCCATGATCAAAGAGAGACTTTTTGGACTGACAGGTCCTCAGGGCAATCACGGGGAAGATGTAAAGGAATTGTATTACTACCTCGATTCTACTCCTACCCACAGCTATATGAAAATGCTGTACAAATACCCCCAAAATGAATTCCCTTACAAACAACTTTTGGAGGAAAATAGGAGGAGGACCAAAAATGACCCTGAGTTTGAAATTTTGGACACAGGGATATTTGATGATGATGCCTATTTTGACATTTTTATTGAATATGCTAAGAATGACATTGAAGATATAGCTGCTTTTGCCACTATTCACAATAGGGGAAAAGAAGATGCTGAAATCTGGGTTATGCCCACCATCTGGTTCAGAAAGGTTTGGTTTACAGGCCATGAACCTTTTTTACCCAAATTGTCCAAATGGGATGACAAAGTCATCAAAGCCTACAGCCCAAAGAGCGGAAATTATTTTTTCACATTTGATGGCAACCCGGAATTCAAGTTCTGCGACAATGAAACCAACAGGGAAAAGCTTTACCATATTCCCAATGAGAAAAAGTACCTCAAAGACGCCATCAATGACTATGTGGTCCATAAATATTCCCATCACCTGAATCCGGATGATTATGGGACCAAGATGGCTGCTATCTATAAAATTACCATTCCGGCAGGACAGAGCCATGTGGTGAAATTTAGAATGACCCATCAGATCATAGGGGATTGCCTGACTCCTTGTGAAGATATCCTGATACAAAGGAAAAAAGAAGCAGATGAATTTTATGGGGAAATACAGGAAAGGGTCAAGGATGAAGATATGAGAAACATCCAAAGACAGGCCTTTGCAGGAATGATGTGGGGGAAACAGTTTTACTACTACGACGTGGAACGATGGCTGGAAGGAGATCCCGGAAGGTATTCTCCACCCAAAGAAAGAAAAAAGGGCAGAAACCACCAATGGAGACATCTCCACAATTACGACATCATTTCCATGCCGGACAAATGGGAATATCCATGGTATGCCGCTTGGGACCTGGCATTTCACTGTATTCCTATTGCGAGAATAGATCCGGATTTTGCCAAGAATCAACTGGTATTGCTGCTGAATGACTGGTACATGCATCCCAATGGGCAAATTCCTGCCTATGAGTGGAATTTCAGCGATGTCAATCCACCTGTACACGCCTATGCGGTACTGCGTGTGTACCAAATAGACAAAAAAATGAACGGAGGCAAGGGAGATCAGGCCTTTCTGGAAAGGTGTTTCCACAAATTGATGATCAATTTTACCTGGTGGGTCAATCAAAAGGACAGCGATGGTAAAAATATCTTCGAGGGTGGATTCCTGGGACTGGATAATATTTCGGTGATTGACAGAAGCCATGCCCATCATTACAGCGGCAAACTGGAACAGGCAGATGCCACATCCTGGATGGCCATGTTCTCTTTGAACATGCTCAGGATTTCCTTGGACCTCTGCGAATTCAATAAAAACTATCAATATACCGCCGGAAAATTCCTGGAGCATTTCCTTTACATCGCCGGAGCTATGAACAATATCTCAGGTGAAAGCATCAGCCTTTGGAATGATGAGGAGAACTTCTTTTTTGACCTGTTTCATCTTCCCGGGAAGGAGCCACAGGTGATGAAAGTTAAATCCATTGTAGGCATTATACCGCTATTTGCGGTAGAATCCATCAGAGTGGATATGTTCGATAGTCTGCCGGATTTTAAGAAGCGGATGGAGTTTTTCTTAAAGGAAAAACCAAAATTAGCTGCGCTGGTATCCAGCTGGATCAAACCGGGATTTGAAAAAAGAAGACTGTTCTCTCTGCTGAGGGGACACAGGATGAAAAGTATCCTGAACAAAATGTTGGACCCTGAGGAATTCCTCAGTGACTTTGGCATCAGGTCCCTTTCCAAATACCATGAAAAACATCCCTATAGCCTGAGGATCAACGGAGATGTGATGACAGTAAAATATACTCCCGGAGAATCGGATTCGTTGATGTTTGGAGGAAATTCCAATTGGCGAGGGCCTATTTGGTTCCCCATCAACCACTTGATCATAGAATCTTTACGCAAATTTGATTATTACTACGGGGGTGAGTTTTCCATAGAATACCCTACAGGTTCCGGCAATTTCCTGACCATGGACCTTATCGCTAAAGAACTCTCCCTAAGGTGCATCAAAATCTTCCTGAAAGACGAAAATGGTCAGAGGCCGGTATATGGAAAGCACAAAAAAATGCAGGAAGACCCACACTTCAAGGACTACATCTTATTTTATGAGTACTTCCATGGAGACAATGGGGCAGGATTGGGAGCCTCCCATCAGACGGGTTGGACGGGATTGGTAGCTGAAATGATCCATAAATATTACAAACCCAAAAAAGAATACGAAGAGAATGCTGAGGCCATATTTAGAATCTGA
- a CDS encoding glycosyltransferase family protein: MKFLFIVQGEGRGHMTQAISLFQLLQSSGHEVVSVCIGKSSRREIPDFVKNSLKCPIHTFESPNFITDKKGKGILLRKTISHNLKLIASFRKSLGSLHDIITEAKPDVILNFYDILGGLYNFIYRPESEFWVIGHQYLIYHPEFPFAPNQRLQKWLFKINTAVTGLLAHKKLALSFRPLGPSQNKNLFVLPPLLRKEVKSIPSQEGDFYLAYMVNAGYSEEVMAFGKNNPDLKIEAFWDQKDAAKKFQPLPNITFHQVNDRLFLEKMAACKGLVCTAGFESVCEAMYFGKQVMVVPVQGQYEQACNAIDAELSGAGIQHTSFDFKYFDDFLKQKERKNASAKEWIDSFPIVFGEIIAPPTTLNTNEDMSRLDDLQMATA, encoded by the coding sequence ATGAAGTTTCTGTTCATTGTTCAAGGAGAAGGCAGGGGCCATATGACACAGGCCATTTCACTTTTCCAATTGCTTCAATCTTCCGGGCATGAAGTGGTAAGTGTCTGCATTGGAAAAAGCTCCAGAAGAGAAATTCCCGATTTTGTAAAAAACTCCTTGAAATGTCCCATCCATACTTTTGAAAGCCCCAACTTCATTACTGACAAAAAGGGAAAGGGAATTCTTTTAAGAAAAACCATTTCACATAATTTGAAGCTAATAGCTTCATTTCGTAAAAGCTTAGGCAGCCTTCACGATATCATCACTGAAGCCAAACCTGATGTAATCCTTAATTTTTATGATATACTTGGTGGTCTATATAATTTTATTTATAGACCGGAAAGTGAGTTTTGGGTCATTGGCCATCAATACTTGATTTACCATCCTGAATTCCCCTTTGCCCCCAATCAAAGGCTTCAAAAATGGCTTTTTAAAATCAATACCGCTGTCACGGGCTTGCTTGCCCATAAAAAACTGGCACTTTCCTTTCGCCCATTGGGACCAAGTCAGAATAAAAATCTATTTGTCCTTCCTCCATTGCTTAGAAAAGAAGTCAAATCAATTCCTTCGCAAGAAGGGGATTTCTACCTTGCTTATATGGTCAATGCAGGTTATAGTGAAGAAGTCATGGCTTTTGGGAAAAATAATCCTGATCTAAAAATTGAGGCTTTTTGGGATCAAAAAGATGCTGCTAAAAAATTTCAACCCCTGCCCAATATCACCTTCCATCAAGTCAACGACCGTTTATTTTTGGAAAAAATGGCAGCCTGCAAAGGGTTGGTCTGTACAGCCGGTTTTGAATCGGTGTGTGAAGCCATGTATTTTGGAAAACAGGTAATGGTAGTGCCTGTTCAGGGGCAATATGAACAGGCTTGTAATGCGATTGATGCTGAACTTTCAGGGGCAGGTATCCAACATACCAGCTTTGATTTCAAGTATTTTGATGATTTCCTCAAGCAAAAAGAGAGAAAAAACGCTTCCGCCAAAGAATGGATTGATAGCTTTCCAATTGTTTTTGGGGAAATCATTGCCCCTCCCACTACCTTAAATACCAACGAGGATATGTCCAGGTTAGACGATCTTCAAATGGCAACAGCTTGA
- a CDS encoding UDP-2,3-diacylglucosamine diphosphatase, whose product MKTHFKTIVISDVHLGTRGAKAKEVARFLKQYSCENLILNGDIIDGWQLKKSGSWKRKHTRFFNRVLKMIEQENTKVFYLRGNHDDFLDQILPLQIGNLSILNDMVYESHGKKYFITHGDIFDSVTTNFRWIAHLGDIGYTFLLWLNRQVNYHRRKKGLPYFSLSQYVKGKVKSAVSYIDQYEEELAKMAKAKGCDGIICGHIHKAENRVIDGVVYLNSGDWVETMSALAEDHEGNWQLIYYNQISFKKSSEDKEMDKIVNFPVTDYKTVAFGKLPDALDPKKFFL is encoded by the coding sequence TTGAAAACCCATTTCAAAACCATTGTAATCTCCGATGTCCATCTGGGCACACGGGGAGCCAAAGCAAAAGAAGTAGCAAGATTCCTCAAGCAGTACAGCTGTGAAAACCTCATCCTTAATGGTGATATCATAGACGGCTGGCAGCTTAAAAAATCAGGATCCTGGAAGAGAAAACATACCCGGTTTTTCAACAGGGTGCTAAAAATGATCGAACAGGAAAATACAAAAGTTTTTTACCTTAGAGGAAACCACGATGATTTTTTGGATCAGATCCTTCCCTTACAAATCGGTAACCTGTCTATTCTCAACGACATGGTTTATGAAAGCCATGGCAAAAAATATTTCATTACCCATGGGGATATTTTTGACAGTGTCACCACCAACTTCCGATGGATTGCCCATCTGGGAGATATTGGTTATACCTTCCTGCTTTGGCTCAACAGACAGGTCAATTACCATAGGAGAAAAAAAGGACTCCCTTATTTCTCCCTTTCCCAATATGTCAAAGGCAAAGTTAAATCCGCCGTATCTTACATAGACCAATATGAGGAAGAACTGGCAAAAATGGCAAAGGCTAAGGGCTGTGACGGAATTATCTGTGGACACATCCATAAGGCCGAAAACCGGGTAATAGACGGTGTTGTTTACTTAAATTCAGGAGACTGGGTAGAAACCATGAGTGCACTGGCCGAAGACCACGAAGGCAACTGGCAATTGATTTATTACAACCAGATTTCATTCAAAAAATCTTCTGAGGATAAGGAAATGGACAAAATTGTCAACTTCCCGGTTACTGATTATAAAACTGTGGCTTTCGGAAAGCTGCCTGATGCATTGGATCCCAAAAAATTCTTTTTGTAA